The following DNA comes from Mya arenaria isolate MELC-2E11 chromosome 11, ASM2691426v1.
GCTAGATGCAATGGATCATGATGAAAGAAATGGTCCTGCTGGAACAACATTGAAGAGACCAGGGTTTTCAGATTTAGATCATAAACCCTCCTTTCGATGTCGGAAATGGCCAAGAATTGCTGAGGAATTCTTCACACGAGAGCGAAAGTACGGATTTCCAAGTCAAGACGTCAGACATGACTTTGGAAAGTACGGCATATTCTTCGTTCCGACAGGACATTCTGAATCACCAGAGAAGCACCTGCAGTGGAGGCTTTCCTATTCTCTCCAGGAAAGAAAGATTATGCTGAGCTTAAGCGAGACTCAGTATAAATGTTATGTGCTACTTAAGATGGTCAAAGAAGATTTCGTGAAACCTGTTGTTAGCGGAAAATCGTTAACATCATACCAATGCAAAACCAGTATGTTTTTTTGCATGGAAACAACGGATACAGCAGTTTGGGTTGAAGAAAATTTGATTGCCTGTTTCATTAAATGTGTTCACCTTTTGAAGAGATGGATCAGCAAAGGTTTTGTACCAAGCTACTTTATGCCACTGACCAATATCTGGAAAGGAGATGCCTGCATTAGGCAACGAGTTGTTGATGTGCTTGACAGAGTTTTGCAAGACGCCCCAGGGTATCTCTTTAAGCTCCGATGCGACCGAGTTGGAATTATGCTCAAGGATGAATTTTCGCCCACCAGAGATGAAGACGGACTGCATATGTCTAATGGCAATCATATAATACCAAATAATGACGCCTGTCAAGCTGCCAAACGAGTCTTGCATTTAGCAGTTTACAATCTTCATTATAAGTCTTTAAGTGAAGTCGCCATTCTAACACGACACTTGATGTTGTTGATACTTTCAAAAAATGACACTATTGCTCGAGCAATTGTAAAACTTCGCCGTTTTATCAAAGATTTACAGAATGCAGAAAGAGTTGCGGACATGTCATTGAAACCGCTCGAAGATACACAATACGCAATGCACTTTGtgttgccatatgtatttgccACTCTTGGATCCCACCTCGCATTGAATGACAAACTTACAGGCAGGAAAACCCTTTCGACAGAAACAATTCAATTTCTTGAGAAAGGTCTTCTTTCAGGTCAGCCTTACGTGTATGATTAAAACcaaatcaatttatttgttaagcGAGTTCAAgatttcaaattgaaatgtatACATTACGTTATGCTTTTATAAAGCTGAATCTTTCAGAACATGTGTATGTCATGActtaattatcaaatataattacttGATTACATATGTGTAGCCCGATTTagttatgtttacattataaaaCGGTTTTGTTTAAGATGCACTGAGTGGAAGTCTCAAGTATGCAACGGCTTTGTACGCTTTGGAACAGTATGAAGATTGCCTAAAAATACTGCGCAACCTAGATGCCAACCTGCAAAGAAATGTTATTTCTCAAAGATTGTGTGTGGACAGAGATATTACAACTACCATTCTGGTTAATGAAGAACTATTAGAAAAAGTGATAACAGAGGAACCGACCTTGAATGACGTTTTGACGTCACACATGGCTACTTGTGTCATGTTTCAACCAACAGAAATAGGACTGTTGCCAAGAGAGCTTCAATATGAGATGTTTAGATCTTGTTTTACAGAGGTAAATTGTATTATAGCTTTGAACGTACTATGCCGTTACCATTAAAAACAAGTTATTGGagattttatattcataaactTCAAACACGAGTGCTTAAAATACTTTACGTTGAACATATTCTGAACATTTGTACATTGTTTCAGACCGATGCACTTTACTGGTTTGACTATGTTGTGGTGGACGCCAAAATACTGTTATACTACCTTCTGTACAGAGTTCACAAGAAGCTCAATCACGACGAGTGCAGCGACCATTCATTTCTGTGGATGATTTCTACTCTTGAAGACGATTATAATTTGTGCCATTTTGAGACCGCGATGAATTTGATTGGATGCATTTGGAGAGAGAAGGAAAAGCCTGACTTATCGATGAAAGCCTTTCGCAATTCCTGGACAAGAAGGCCGGAACACAACGCTGCCAAATGGCACGTTGCTCTGATGTGCTTTGAACATTTTCAGTCAAAACGCTTGGGTAACGATGAATTCGACAGAAAAGAGGGTGGACAAAGACTAGAGAAAATAATATACAGTCGTGTGTAATTATTAGAAGTGACTTGGAAATTACGATGAGCTTAATTCAAGGCACTTTAAAAGTTATCTTGAAAATGATATGTCAACCTAAAAGCTCAAATTAAGATAATAGCGAATTATAAATACGCAAATTGTATGTCAAGGAAATCAATTACGTGAACATGTTTTAATAGGTTATCATAAGAGCCCGTATcaaataaaaacgaaaaaaaaagttaatattgtCTTAATGAATGTCATCTATGACAGTATTCACAAACACCCATTTATTCGTAcgaatttgtattatattatatatttgttatgtattacaagtatatatatttttaaaactgtcgctaaacacttttaaagtatttttattattatttttttcgaatttCATATTACTTTGTGTTTCGCTCTTACTATCATCGCATGGAAACGAAAACAAATCCAAATTGACTAATACAATCTGAACCAAACGACCCCTTTACGTGTTTACATAGTTGTTTGTAAGACATCTAAGAACAAGAGGCAATCTGTTTAGATGTAAAGTGTTTTGTACAAGTACACATTTTCTGTGCGTACAATATATTATGTATCAATAGCTGTTGAAAATTCAGCAAATACActtcatttataaattaaataggGTATGACTGTGTCTCTGTGTATTTATACTTATGTGATAGTTGTTCTGTACCATTACATCTCGTCGATTTGATATTGAGGTTGGTATTCAATTGTACGAGCAGTActataacatataattaaaatcgGTTTGTTGTCAACGACATCAGTTCAAACTGAACACGTCGTCATCAAAACATATAGCAAgcagtttaaaacatgtacacTCTATCTTTAAGTAGAGAATATACATTCAGTCAGAGCTTATTTTACAACACATCCCGACTTACTTGCACTAAAATTGTTGGCAGTGAAATCGGacataatcaaaacaaatttactAAACTATAACTGTTTTATACTTCGAGAAGTTTTCCCTTAACGTTTATTTTACTATATCTTCTTCTACATCGCTCGATGTATAAGACATCGGTTCTTCAAAGACGGTTCAATAGTTTAAACACGATTTTGCATAAGTAGTTGTGAGTCCAAACCTATCTCGACAACGGTAGATGAGtggttatttattttgtattattacaaCTGTTTAAAAATCGGACAAAAAGTATTTTCCATTATTAGACACTTCAtattattccatttttttagATCTTCATATTGCGTTaccatatttataattatcagaaacaaaatataatgttttttttataaagcaaacttgtattatatataatgtttccTCTCGACGTTCATATCATCTgatcagaatttttttttaaaaaatcaaatttacatCTTCAGAAATTTCGCACTTCATCTTTTAATGGAAAATGGATCCCACTAATACACTAACatctgtttttatatgttttacctGGAGCACAAAATTCACTCCTAAGTTCTTATAACACGTAAAATATATGTGACTCCTTATTAACATTTAGTCTGTTTAAACTTCCTACGTGTATATAAGCACAGGTAGGCAAACCCAGAAATCAAGGATTTCAAACTCTTAaactcaacatttatttaagttgatATGACCCTCATCATTACTGcatcaaacataaaacacacaGTTCTGGAAGCATCACAGTGGCCCGTTCTCTAGCAGACACACTATCGCAATGTTTGTGGCAACCAATCAGAGGTGTTTTGTTACACAAAGTCTGTGGTAGGTTGCTTCAGTAACTTGTTTCATCATTAAACCCCTGCAGTATCGAAAGGCGGAGATGAGATCCCTGTATACCGTAAGTGACCATCAGCATACACTGTCGGACTCCCACGAATCGACAATGTATGACAAACTGACTCAATCGGACTCCAAAGACGTACAAAGATCAAAATTAAAATCGCATTATAGGGAAAACTTCATTTCAACACTTGACGAATCACCTTTATTAATATCTAGTGGTCCCTATATCTGTAATCAATGTAATCAGACTAGTTCCGATATAGTTAAATACAAAACTAGCcctatcaatattttttttgttgttgtactACTCATAGGCccgtacaaaaaaataaataatttattctctcttttttaaaaacagcaacaacaaataatatataaaatacacaaaattatgTATGTCTTCACCATTAACTGCAGTATCTATAACAACTTTAGCACTTGTTAAACTCACCATTATGGCACACCCTAAGCTATTACACCCAAAAGGTCACAGACCACTCAACAAGAGTTTTTCAAACCAATTATCAAAACTTAATACTTACTGCAAATTGAAAACCGATTAAGCGGATGTAATAATTATTCGAAAATTGTTCTTTTTCATGAGACTAATTTTTGCCCAGATAGTAACGTcagtataaatatgtttcaataactAAAGCCGAAACGATGTCGACGTGTTTTGTAGTATGTAAAGCCCCATGTTAATTTCAACTTTACTAGACAGAAAAGGTCTAGTACAGAAATAACGAAATCGTTTATCTTTTATCGGTTATCTTTACCCTCGTCCAAGAGGTGAGTCAATTGATTTACCGTCTCAGTTACCGGAATCAAGATGGCCGACGAGATAAAAACAAACGCTCGATTCATAACTCAGTTCATCggttttaaagacaaattgaaaCTATGTAAAAAGAAAACTGTTCCATTACATCCATATCAACAAAAGACAGGAATACAGAGATAAGAAATCGCCAAAAACCACTGTGTGACCAAAtttatgctttaaaaatattcatcgGAGTCAATTTCATCAAAGTCATGCACATTAACAGTgacacaaaataaattactgtttaagaatgtatttaccTTATTTCGCGTTTAAATAattccacattttttttttaaattcaatgcaCTGGTTTGAGACCAACACTTGATTACAGGTCTAGATCTAACTGTGTACAAATATATCCCACTTCAGACATATTTTGAGTATTTGTTcacatatttacaatcaaatttaACCGCTTGTTAACATTGGACAATAAATGAAAGCACTGACGTCATTTTTAATGACAATTACTTTAGGCTACAGTCTATttctacagttttcttttataaagaaGCGCCCATTGGAGTGATTGCTTATTGTACCAGATGCTGTACAATACCTTGATAATATGtaagtaaatatttgataaaaacatcaactgttgtaaaaaaaataacataagaactaaaaaaacaagaaaaatgctATCCAGCAACTAATGTAatgaagttaaataaaaaaatgagaaaacatgtttaaaaaaatatgatctACTGTAACATTGTTTGTACCACAGCCTGGCACAGGGGACATTCAGTTTCCCTTACCTATATTCACACTGTATATCTTGTATGTATATATAGGCtagaaaaatcaacataaaaacAGTTTGCTTCTGTCCTATGTGATAAGTGCAGTACTGCAGTTTGCGTTTAAACGTtcagaataaatattatttgaagAACAACGTACtctaatatgattttttgttatctatatactttatataataattattatatatacagttCTGCGATTAACATGACTTGTCATGTTTatgtgtaattgtacaaaaccATTTCATAACTGCGACAATCAATATGAATTCTTATTTTAGGCGTTTTACCATTGAAAGCCAGCAGAGCATGTGGTACGTTAGAATATGTATTCCTGACACCAAAGGCAGTGAGATAATTAAAAGGTTGCTTTTATCTTCAGTAAATTATTTGTGTTATAAAAATCATCGATTTCATCGATAAATCAAAAATGCAGTGTGCTGTCATTTGAGTGGaagcaaattatttaatattggGTTGTTTAGCATGAAACCCATCTTCACTTAGCGGTGGCTTGTTTGCTTACCTTAAATTTTAGAAACAATGGCCCTAACAGAATACCGCCCCCCTCACCCccgcccccccccaccccccaaagATCTTCCAAGTTGCTCATTTCGATATCCTCGCCAAATAGTCATTTATCAATCTTTTAAGATATGACATTTTGCTaaaattcaaatacaatataaactttTAATGATTATAAGATAGTATTATCTTTAGACTCCTACCAGTGGTGGACCAAGGTCATATGACAAACATATGGTCAAGGAAACATCACTCAGTTAACTCCCTGGTCCTGCTAGTGTATTCTATGTTGTTTATCATTGGTGATACTGGTTATATATGGTATCTACATAAGTACTgtctttgattttgaatttaataccATTCATAGTTAAGGAATAAAAATTTCACTCCATGTTTATTGACTTGATGCTCCTGTGAAATGGAGATAAAATGACTATATGACTAAGTACTTCAAAGTTCTAACACTAAAATTTGACATCGACAATGGGATagatttataatattataacagtGTGTATTAATATTTAGCAGGTGCTTACAAAAACTGAGGAGGTCATGTTTcattctattttaaacagaagCAATGATGGCATATGTAGGCAGAAactaaaaataattccattaaattaattatacattattccACTTTTAATAATAGAGGTAACTGCAAACATAGGAGTAAAAATATAGTTGTACATACATAAATTATGTTACCaataaaatcaaagtaaaaCATTCAAGATCATTTGGTcataatttataacataactgatattttaaacaaatgttacatgtagttttaaactCTTATGAAATTAGCAACATGATTTGATGCAGCATCTATTAAATGGcaaagttttcaagttatgacATTTTAATCCAGTTAACTACATAAGAGAGATATAGACAGGTCAAGTGAACTTATAATATGTTGATACTAAAAGAATAAGTGGTGTTTGCTTATAACTACATATATTCTCAATCACACCAGTAACTTAgggtaaaatataaaaatggacTATTGAGTCCCTGCAAGATACATGAAATACTAAAACAATGgtacacatttataattagaattaaagaaaaaaatattgatcacGTTAATAAGTTTCAATTATATGAAACTCAGTGCATCATTTCTATGacaagttgaaactgactataaattCCTTAATAGTGGAAAAACAGCTCAACGGACtatgccattttattttattcaagtgaTTCTCTGTATTTTGGTTAAGAGGGTATACTTTCTTGTCAGTTTATATTCGGATAAATTGTGTCATTATTACTAACACATCATTGCAATGATGTTCGCATTTTCATGTGTTATTCGTTGACCGTTTTGAAACAATTTGAAAGAAGTAAAGAGTCACACCCCTGAATTTAGAATGAACCTACACCTTGAagtgttgtttgtgttttagtGATATTATTTTAGCCACGGAAGGAGCTAAAAAAACTGgtttattttgttgaatattcATTATATAACTTGTTGAACCGATTTAATGAAGTGCGTCATTAAATCTGCCTTTTGCAAAGaagtataaaaatgaaatgtggaagtgtttttttataaaaataattgctcCTATCTGACAGTTGTGCGGGGAAATGACGTCACTCTATTGCATTATGGGACAGTTTGGTAAAATTTACCGCAGGTAAAATATTACCCTTACCTTGTATATTTACcttggtaatttcttttataaatacatcgcATTTACCGGcttggtaatattaccaagGAATTAACCGGTGGTATTATTTATCTAGGTAATTATTTACcaatgtttatacaattggttgCTGACCTGTACAGTGATACACatttggagctcctcggccattttatcgaaaacaacctcggatgtatttggacggttcacttactcaaaaagtggtacgtttaagtccgctgcaagtagatcgcgtagtaattttatttagcagttaaactttgtgacttaacttttgggattcttaattatgtttgcaataatacaattcaatggcaatcaatttaaacttagatcaataaatacaactctaaaacactacatttaattaatgatataattcaaaattttacgaactacttcaactgatgtacctgcatacatccgaggttgttttcgataaaatggccgaggagctccgaatgcagTGATACAATCATTTGAAGGCCGAATTTTAGTGTCGATATATCTAACATGTTATGGTATTCATCAATGTATAGATTTTTGCTACAATAAATTGATGGTGTTTGTGAGCCTTTATTTCATGAACTGATTAATAGCTAAATAACGCAAAAACCAACGATGCTTTTGGAATGTCTTCTATACTTTTCGATGACGTTGTTCACGATAAACGACaggattgttttattataagctgaatttgaatgtttagaacaaaaatgaaaataatagatGGTATAATCAAGAAGACTTTATAAGAAAAGCGTCCGTGCTTTTCAATTATGACTAAAGCCAAAAGTAAGACTAATACGTTGTTAACAAACACGGTTCAAAAATGCAGTTATATTGGGGCTTCGTAAAAGAATGCCCTGGTtctacaattgttttaattttccgaAACGTATGTATAAATATCGAAATTATGGTTCTTATGGagaatactgtgtttaatttaaaagaaatgtgcactAAACACGGGACTTCTACCTTATGAAAAATCATTGatctctttaaatattttaggaccaactagtcatttaatatttgtgtgttttcatctattaaatacacgattacaaaCTTGTTATAAGTAATGGATATTTCCCCAAAATGCATTAtctagtaagtagttaaaggtttctGACACataagttatgtttgttatattgattataaatacacgTATCACTTAAGCACGTGCACTgaattttaatcaataattatatagACATATATTAAGACATATTCTTTTAAAAGCGAACGAGGacgttatatatttcaatgaaggTACATCAGATAAGAAAATGaagataaagtttaaaaaaataagataagcTTTAACTGTTGATTAtgtcattagaaatataaaagaTTTCAATGTATGTCAAAGTGCAGGACCAACTAAAGTTATACAAGTAAATGACTTCTTGTATTATGTAAATGAAAGATTTTCACCTATATAATCATTGTTGTTTAAgaagttttaattattatgCCATTTTCCTGTAACATGGCTACTTATTGACAGTAATGTAGTCTATGagattttaagcattttaagcgAATTACTTATTAAGTGTAGCAtggaaattatttaagaaatgtttgaacAAGACtattgacaaaagatcagatcgcagattttcatatttcccttccaaaattgatggttttggaatggaaatatgaaaatctgcgctctgatcttttttcagcagtcctTTATCACTGATTTGCAGGTATtaacgcaaaaaattgctcattccaagacaaaaaataaaaaaagatggataaacggtaaatctgtgagagtgcagctttaagtcttTGAACAAACGCTGATAGTCATGTATTATGTAACCAAAACCATAGTTACGCCTATTGTGCCGACTTCGTCTCTGTTTGAGGTTTAAAATGTTAGCTTCTGCTGAAAAACCTGTATAATGTTTGATGCTGATTTCGGATCATTCAGCTTTgtgcaataaaattattttgtaatgctGTAATCTGATCAACCAAATGGTTTgcagaaaattaaatatatgtcGAAATAACGCAACAACGAACTTAAACTATAAGATTAAAAAGTGTTCGCCGGTGTAACATTAAACTTTGATACTGTTAAGTATTTACCCAACGGGTCATTTTCCAACGAAGGTTATACATTAGAAATAATTTCCCTAAACATTTTAATGCTTACATGCAATACTTCAGATATACGGAATTCCGTCTGGGCCATCGCCTGTTACtatgttgatctgaaacgcgatactggATGGTGCGATATTGAAAACTCGAGATCACGAAACTAAAATAACGAAAACGTGATAGTACAAGGACGATCAAACGAGAATACGAGAACGAAAACTagataatacgacagtacgatgatgataatgcaatatactatcgtgttttcaacATCGTTCAACAGTGATATCGTAcagtcgcgttatcatcatcgtacagtcgcgttatcatcatcgtacagtcgcgttatcatcatagTACTGTCGCATTAACATCAACGTTTTGTCGTGATATCCTCATCGTACTACCGCCTTCCGATGCGTATGCGCATAGAATAATTTAACCCTACATGTGACAATTAGGGGTGCGTTTCAAATAGATTTTACGGTCTGCCtttatcgtaaatttacgatattattatttaccaacATCTTAACGATAATTAAAAAGGCGTTTCATGAACGTCTCGTAAAGTCTCAGGTCGTTTGTAAAAACGCTACCGAAAGCGCATCGTATTTAGCGAATGACGCAGACTAAATTGAAATGATGTCACGTCATATTAACCTGCTAAGAGCACCTGTCTTTTTATGAATGATACTTTTACATCTACTACACCTActctactactacgactactgctgctgctgctgctacttctactataatactactacaactactactactactactactactactactactactactactactactactactactactactactactactactactactactactactactactactactactactactactactactactactactactactactactactactactactactactactactactactactacttctactactactactactacactactactactactctactactactactactactactactactactactactactactactactactactactactactactactactactactgctactgctactgctactgctactgctacagAAAGCGCGCTGTCTGGGTTCTTGCTAGTGAAACTCACCAGCATAATAATGCGCAGAAAAACATGAGCATACGATCAGTGATTCAATCTAAGGTGAAGCAAAACAAGGATATCGTACATTAAAAGTGTAAACAGAAAAGGGTTATTGTTCGTTCACCAATtccgttttaagaaaaaatctaAGTAAAGCTGACAATTCTTAAGGCGAGCGATTCTAGCATGCAATACTTGTTTCAATgatcattgaaatatataattcagCAGGGCTTAAACAGTCCATACGATGACACTTCTCGAACTGTTGTCAACTCATTGGTTATGATAGGAGCAGGTTGTGAATACCAGACTTGATGTCCAGTGTAACCAAATGGACTAAGCACATGCTGTATATTCCTCGTAGCCTCTTTTACCATGAACCCTGGGCAGGGTCAAAATAGGCCTTCATCTGGCTGTATGGGCCGTAAGGACAAACTGATAAAGGCGATTTAagagtttgaatttttttcttgaTG
Coding sequences within:
- the LOC128207667 gene encoding uncharacterized protein LOC128207667 encodes the protein MSNTEYLRQLSVCLFGVLDKAGASEYVRKLRQNGKLVSDVLVTMQLLFEEREVGVYTFGSACEGTTTPGMNSDEDIMMCFLSMPVFEKEEDIDEYYKEELQLDRDEVEFNYALMLIDDYTPVGFTKLQFVKAEDDDCIITLSKDANGIDVVVNSGMLDAMDHDERNGPAGTTLKRPGFSDLDHKPSFRCRKWPRIAEEFFTRERKYGFPSQDVRHDFGKYGIFFVPTGHSESPEKHLQWRLSYSLQERKIMLSLSETQYKCYVLLKMVKEDFVKPVVSGKSLTSYQCKTSMFFCMETTDTAVWVEENLIACFIKCVHLLKRWISKGFVPSYFMPLTNIWKGDACIRQRVVDVLDRVLQDAPGYLFKLRCDRVGIMLKDEFSPTRDEDGLHMSNGNHIIPNNDACQAAKRVLHLAVYNLHYKSLSEVAILTRHLMLLILSKNDTIARAIVKLRRFIKDLQNAERVADMSLKPLEDTQYAMHFVLPYVFATLGSHLALNDKLTGRKTLSTETIQFLEKGLLSDALSGSLKYATALYALEQYEDCLKILRNLDANLQRNVISQRLCVDRDITTTILVNEELLEKVITEEPTLNDVLTSHMATCVMFQPTEIGLLPRELQYEMFRSCFTETDALYWFDYVVVDAKILLYYLLYRVHKKLNHDECSDHSFLWMISTLEDDYNLCHFETAMNLIGCIWREKEKPDLSMKAFRNSWTRRPEHNAAKWHVALMCFEHFQSKRLGNDEFDRKEGGQRLEKIIYSRV